One Niallia circulans DNA segment encodes these proteins:
- a CDS encoding glycosyl transferase, with protein sequence MKKQFVIGIILILLSTPLGYMSLNLLYANQNLGAGELKPILNGFIYSYMISGILIFSLGIFNKMKN encoded by the coding sequence TTGAAAAAGCAATTTGTAATCGGTATTATATTAATATTATTAAGTACACCATTAGGTTATATGTCTCTAAATTTATTGTATGCTAATCAAAACTTGGGTGCTGGTGAATTAAAGCCAATCTTAAATGGATTTATATATTCATATATGATTAGCGGGATATTAATTTTCAGCCTTGGTATTTTCAATAAAATGAAGAATTAA
- a CDS encoding GerAB/ArcD/ProY family transporter — MEIKKIETLELASMIILFQLGSSIVLGMGMEAKKDAWMAIGIATAIGIAIHFCYVALYRAGGTGKTFTRILQDAFSRPVGIVISTLYYLYFLYLAARVTGDFAFFINEVILWSVSAWVIKLSILLLVAYVCYLDIETLGRSSQALTLIMLTFLILVIVFMFFLEDFHWTNLRPMLEDGFSPVIKAVFPTLMTFPFGEVIVFICYYQYLTKFSTFQKKGWMAVLISGVTLIIIAVLNVGLLTADLAKIFTFPFMKTIEHINFLNFIRHLELLAVLVFTIGGLIKITIFSYAGIQGLAEIFKLKKKQMMIIPFLLAVYFISAAFMNNFVIHLYIGLKIVPLYVHLVFQFLIPILCLVMLLIKILIKKWKRRNLKA; from the coding sequence CAACTCGGCAGCTCCATCGTATTAGGAATGGGAATGGAAGCAAAAAAAGATGCATGGATGGCTATTGGTATTGCAACAGCTATCGGTATTGCCATTCATTTTTGTTATGTAGCACTGTATAGAGCTGGCGGCACCGGAAAAACGTTCACACGTATACTACAAGATGCATTTAGTCGTCCTGTAGGAATAGTGATCTCTACCCTTTACTATCTTTATTTTTTGTATTTAGCTGCTCGTGTGACAGGAGATTTTGCTTTTTTTATTAATGAAGTCATTTTATGGAGTGTCAGTGCTTGGGTCATTAAATTATCGATTCTTTTGCTGGTTGCCTATGTTTGTTATTTAGATATAGAGACATTAGGTCGCTCATCTCAAGCACTTACTCTGATTATGTTGACATTTCTTATATTGGTTATCGTATTTATGTTTTTTCTTGAGGATTTTCACTGGACTAACTTAAGGCCGATGCTAGAAGATGGCTTTTCTCCCGTTATAAAGGCTGTTTTTCCAACCTTAATGACCTTTCCATTTGGTGAAGTAATCGTTTTTATTTGTTATTATCAATATTTAACAAAATTCTCTACCTTTCAGAAAAAAGGTTGGATGGCTGTACTTATTTCAGGAGTAACCTTAATAATTATAGCAGTACTTAATGTCGGGCTATTAACAGCCGATTTAGCTAAAATTTTTACTTTTCCATTTATGAAGACAATTGAACATATTAATTTTTTAAATTTTATCAGGCATCTAGAATTATTAGCCGTTTTGGTATTTACTATCGGCGGTTTAATAAAAATAACGATTTTCTCCTATGCAGGTATTCAAGGACTAGCAGAAATATTTAAACTGAAAAAGAAACAGATGATGATCATCCCCTTTTTACTTGCTGTATATTTTATCAGTGCAGCGTTCATGAACAACTTTGTTATCCATCTTTATATAGGATTAAAGATTGTACCGCTTTACGTTCATCTGGTTTTTCAGTTTCTTATTCCAATTCTATGTCTGGTAATGTTATTAATTAAAATTCTGATCAAGAAATGGAAAAGGAGGAATTTAAAAGCTTAA
- a CDS encoding LysR family transcriptional regulator codes for MLNTWRLQLLVQFETLGTMHRVGEVMYISTATVSQQLSILEKETNTILFEKIGRRVQLTHAGRTLAKQVRPVLDQLEQIENTLNDTSDIIQGTVRIASFSSALRSIVIPVVSQLEKQFPRVHIRLTELEPDKSLPALDSQQFDLAVVAYFEKPQKLKQYDHSLVELGSDRLMVLVGEEHPLVQQSAISITSLSEENWVMEPDGTYLSEYTQNLCSNAGFQPHVLNVFQSYSAIQTAVANNLAIGILPKLAVTDQADGVHLLDLQPESTRHIYLVARKPQASNRAIQIVTEAIKAQAKLVFTTE; via the coding sequence ATGCTCAACACTTGGCGATTACAATTACTAGTACAATTCGAAACCTTAGGAACGATGCACCGGGTTGGCGAAGTCATGTACATTAGTACAGCAACAGTTTCTCAGCAACTTAGCATATTGGAAAAAGAAACCAATACAATCCTGTTTGAAAAGATTGGGAGGAGAGTTCAATTGACACACGCAGGCCGAACTCTTGCCAAACAAGTCAGACCAGTCCTTGATCAACTCGAACAAATTGAAAACACACTTAATGACACATCTGACATTATTCAAGGAACTGTCCGGATTGCCTCCTTCTCAAGTGCCTTACGTTCTATCGTCATTCCTGTAGTATCACAATTAGAGAAGCAATTCCCGCGTGTTCACATTAGATTAACAGAATTAGAGCCTGATAAGAGTCTGCCCGCACTTGATTCCCAACAATTTGACTTAGCAGTTGTCGCCTATTTTGAAAAGCCTCAGAAGCTTAAGCAATATGATCACAGTCTCGTTGAACTTGGAAGCGATCGGCTTATGGTTTTAGTTGGGGAAGAACATCCATTAGTACAGCAATCTGCTATAAGCATCACTTCACTATCGGAGGAGAATTGGGTAATGGAGCCTGATGGTACATACCTTTCTGAATACACGCAGAATCTATGCAGTAACGCCGGATTCCAGCCTCATGTTTTAAATGTCTTTCAAAGCTATTCCGCCATCCAAACAGCAGTTGCAAATAATCTTGCAATTGGAATTCTGCCGAAGCTCGCAGTAACAGACCAAGCAGACGGTGTTCACCTTCTTGATTTACAGCCAGAATCAACACGGCATATTTATCTTGTCGCCCGCAAGCCTCAAGCATCTAACCGCGCCATCCAAATTGTGACGGAAGCGATAAAAGCACAAGCGAAGCTAGTGTTTACTACAGAATAG
- a CDS encoding VOC family protein, with amino-acid sequence MNTTLEAAIFLSMNGKAKEAIEFYKTHFNAKELMLVSYQDMAKRDSSMKITEENKNYIAHSVLQLGITKLMIAEETMNTSEAYTVGNNISLCIQSADQTEIEQFYKSLTSDNRVKVILPLSNNIFSKAYGVIEDPFGIQIQLMFDDRL; translated from the coding sequence ATGAATACTACCCTTGAAGCAGCCATTTTCTTATCAATGAATGGAAAAGCGAAAGAAGCAATTGAGTTTTATAAAACACATTTTAATGCAAAGGAGTTAATGCTTGTGTCGTATCAGGACATGGCAAAGCGTGACTCTTCCATGAAAATTACAGAAGAAAATAAAAATTATATTGCTCACTCTGTCCTTCAGCTAGGAATAACGAAGCTTATGATTGCAGAAGAAACGATGAACACGAGCGAAGCCTATACTGTTGGTAACAATATCTCACTGTGTATTCAAAGTGCTGATCAAACAGAAATTGAACAATTTTATAAAAGCTTAACCTCTGATAATCGCGTTAAAGTCATTCTTCCCCTGTCTAATAACATTTTTAGTAAGGCATATGGGGTTATTGAAGACCCATTTGGAATTCAAATTCAGTTAATGTTTGATGATAGATTATAA
- a CDS encoding YczI family protein — MVSILRIIFSLSAASLAIYGLITDNTDLMPLTFGFLGLTFIIMGISEWKKTNKGKTALLFATACFVLYVSISSSLY, encoded by the coding sequence TTGGTTAGCATATTAAGAATAATCTTTAGTTTGAGTGCAGCATCTTTAGCGATTTATGGTCTTATAACAGATAATACGGATTTAATGCCATTAACATTCGGCTTCTTAGGATTAACATTTATCATAATGGGAATATCCGAGTGGAAAAAAACGAACAAGGGTAAGACAGCATTACTTTTTGCCACAGCTTGCTTCGTTCTTTATGTTTCTATTTCTTCTTCCTTATACTAA
- a CDS encoding DUF3231 family protein has translation MTKKERLTSSEITGLWTQYIQNTMSTCISKHVLATAKDPDILSLFKFTLKLSEKHLQMVTEFFNTENMAAPIGFTENDVNLNAPSLFSDNFWLIYIHDMTLHGLSGYSISFSTSARKDVRDHFYECNTDTMDLYNKSIELLLSKDIYQRSPYFSMNQGGKSPTQFSYIMDSFGDKRPLNTMEAGNIYFNLKKSIVTKTLINGFKQVMQDKEILHFMEQCSDTIHKNIGVFSKLFEEENLHAPSLLDGETTQSVVAPFSEKLMTFHVGFLFHLAATYYTTAMITSMRLDVLGHCDAAMLRDLKIIAFFGKLMVKKGWIEKLPEADDRKELS, from the coding sequence TTGACTAAGAAGGAAAGATTAACGTCTTCTGAAATTACAGGATTGTGGACACAATATATTCAAAATACGATGTCGACTTGTATTAGTAAACATGTATTAGCGACAGCAAAAGACCCAGATATTCTTTCTCTTTTTAAATTTACTTTGAAACTATCTGAAAAGCATTTGCAGATGGTAACAGAATTTTTTAACACCGAGAATATGGCAGCACCAATAGGATTCACAGAAAATGATGTTAATCTAAATGCACCTTCTTTATTTTCTGACAATTTTTGGTTGATTTATATCCATGATATGACCTTGCATGGGTTGTCAGGCTATTCCATTTCATTTAGTACAAGTGCGAGAAAAGATGTAAGAGATCATTTTTATGAATGTAATACCGATACGATGGATCTTTATAACAAATCAATTGAACTGCTTTTATCAAAAGATATTTATCAGCGCTCGCCTTATTTTTCTATGAATCAAGGCGGGAAATCACCAACTCAATTTTCGTATATTATGGATTCCTTTGGCGATAAAAGACCATTAAACACAATGGAAGCGGGAAATATTTATTTTAACCTAAAGAAAAGCATCGTAACGAAAACGTTAATTAATGGCTTTAAACAGGTCATGCAGGATAAAGAAATTCTGCATTTTATGGAGCAGTGCTCGGATACAATCCATAAAAATATTGGTGTTTTCTCCAAATTATTTGAAGAAGAAAATCTTCATGCACCAAGCCTGTTAGATGGAGAAACAACACAGTCAGTTGTAGCACCCTTTTCAGAAAAATTAATGACCTTTCATGTAGGATTTTTGTTTCACTTAGCAGCGACGTATTACACAACTGCCATGATAACAAGCATGAGACTTGACGTACTTGGTCACTGTGATGCGGCAATGCTAAGAGATCTTAAAATTATCGCATTCTTCGGGAAATTAATGGTCAAAAAAGGCTGGATTGAGAAGTTACCAGAGGCAGATGATCGCAAAGAACTAAGTTGA
- a CDS encoding histidine kinase N-terminal 7TM domain-containing protein, with protein MINELLMFKLIVAIAGILSLFLCIFAHFKLKGAPGVRPYKAAALLSALFAFFYVSELSSTTLSDIKLWIMMEYLVMPFIPALLFIMCSEYVGQKLKTWVYYLLFSIPCFTIFMQATNNLHHLYYSSVGLSSDAPFPIARMEYGPFFYIHALYLFLCLVVSVLTLARQLKSASFIFRIQILAMMAGLVFPVLANYFYLNGLSPYGIDLGPVSMSLSYIFHCIALLSFKMFNVTPIFRDTVFDRMQEGVIVLNQNGIILDYNLAMLPIIPGLHAAVIGKPITAILADNGSLQAIIDTEENCDYKWIHNNKTIYHQVQFSEIQSENLLKVGQIVTFVNITEKIELQEQLKQLASIDGLTQVYNRTYFMKLANELLHTKIHEGGSLSLIMFDIDHFKKVNDDHGHETGDIVLSHIARIAKKCIQESDIIGRYGGEEFVILLPNTTRDEAYMLANIIRVKALESPSNSNNTVIPTTLSLGVSHTLVTPSSTGTIKHLMREADQALYTAKRNGRNNVQIYLKADSKQTM; from the coding sequence ATGATCAATGAATTGTTAATGTTTAAATTAATAGTGGCTATAGCTGGTATTTTAAGCTTATTCCTATGCATTTTTGCTCATTTTAAGCTAAAGGGTGCCCCTGGTGTTAGACCCTATAAAGCAGCAGCACTATTATCAGCTTTATTTGCCTTTTTTTATGTCTCTGAATTAAGCAGCACCACACTTAGTGACATAAAATTATGGATTATGATGGAATATCTTGTTATGCCATTCATTCCAGCTTTGCTCTTTATCATGTGTTCCGAATACGTCGGTCAAAAATTAAAGACATGGGTTTATTACCTTCTATTTTCAATCCCATGCTTTACGATATTTATGCAGGCAACAAACAATCTTCATCACCTATACTATTCTTCTGTCGGGTTAAGTAGTGATGCTCCCTTCCCAATCGCAAGAATGGAATACGGTCCGTTTTTTTACATACACGCACTTTATCTGTTCCTTTGTTTAGTTGTAAGTGTTCTAACATTGGCTCGACAATTGAAAAGTGCCTCTTTTATTTTTAGAATTCAGATTTTAGCCATGATGGCTGGCTTGGTTTTCCCAGTTCTTGCTAATTACTTTTATTTAAACGGCTTAAGCCCATACGGTATTGATTTAGGTCCAGTTTCCATGAGTTTATCCTATATTTTCCACTGTATCGCATTGCTATCCTTTAAAATGTTTAATGTGACTCCGATATTTAGAGATACTGTGTTTGATAGAATGCAAGAAGGCGTTATTGTTCTTAATCAAAATGGGATTATCCTAGATTATAATCTGGCAATGCTGCCAATTATTCCAGGCCTCCATGCAGCGGTTATAGGTAAACCAATAACAGCAATTCTGGCAGATAACGGAAGTCTGCAAGCAATTATTGACACGGAAGAAAACTGTGATTACAAATGGATCCATAATAATAAAACCATTTACCATCAAGTTCAATTTTCTGAGATACAAAGTGAAAATTTACTTAAAGTCGGACAAATTGTGACTTTTGTTAATATTACCGAGAAAATAGAACTGCAGGAACAACTAAAGCAGCTTGCATCCATTGACGGACTTACCCAAGTTTATAACCGAACCTATTTTATGAAACTAGCTAATGAACTGCTTCATACGAAAATACATGAGGGAGGAAGCCTCTCGTTAATTATGTTTGATATTGATCATTTTAAAAAGGTCAACGATGATCACGGGCATGAGACTGGAGACATTGTCCTGTCGCATATCGCAAGAATAGCAAAAAAATGCATCCAAGAGTCCGATATTATTGGAAGGTATGGCGGAGAAGAGTTTGTGATATTGTTGCCAAATACCACTAGAGATGAAGCGTATATGCTAGCGAATATCATCCGTGTAAAGGCTCTAGAAAGTCCAAGCAATTCGAACAATACGGTCATTCCGACCACTTTAAGTCTAGGTGTTTCCCATACACTAGTAACACCTTCAAGTACAGGTACTATCAAACACTTAATGAGAGAGGCAGATCAGGCTCTTTATACTGCCAAAAGAAATGGCAGAAATAATGTTCAAATATATTTAAAAGCCGACTCTAAACAAACAATGTAA
- a CDS encoding helicase: MANINKQVYPACPTIIRNINIGGLTKSQLIQALQDSSIFINKYGEMLLADDRFIVSSNKYNLKTVEIAVSNLGFPNGATTSEILHKATELGLHICPLELGPYLRLSYLNQPEDATNTSKVHQAPKGSITVASEPLTEDDEFPKGFYLRKIDGKLWLRGYIADNFHIWNPDDRFIFCQRK, from the coding sequence TTGGCTAATATAAATAAACAAGTTTATCCTGCCTGTCCCACTATCATTAGAAACATAAATATAGGCGGCCTTACTAAATCACAACTAATTCAGGCACTGCAGGATTCTTCTATTTTCATAAATAAGTATGGGGAAATGTTGTTAGCTGATGATAGATTTATTGTATCTTCAAATAAATACAATCTTAAAACTGTTGAAATAGCTGTTAGCAATCTTGGGTTTCCAAATGGAGCGACAACATCTGAAATTCTGCATAAAGCAACAGAACTTGGCTTACATATTTGCCCACTTGAGCTAGGGCCATATTTAAGATTATCTTATCTAAATCAACCTGAAGATGCTACTAATACTAGCAAGGTTCATCAAGCTCCAAAAGGTTCTATCACCGTGGCATCTGAACCTTTAACAGAGGACGATGAATTTCCGAAAGGCTTTTATTTAAGGAAAATCGACGGAAAACTATGGTTGCGCGGTTATATTGCGGATAACTTTCATATATGGAATCCAGATGATCGTTTTATCTTTTGTCAAAGGAAATAG
- a CDS encoding helix-turn-helix domain-containing protein: protein MDKFIYKKSAGITALAASMTDFTYKRHSHIEYAIGVTLRGIQHYNLDGSLQLSHRNGVMLFNPEQAHDGMAHDKEGLEYVMLYLDPHLLLEVMGKRDRIRFSEPIVYDNMLKQKIVRLSEAILTEKDDDLCSELLLSLTEGLVKTNLSTDLKKDNALIKKAKEMLYENLMTIPKLDAISSELQLSKFQFIRYFKAHTGISPYQYFLNCKIERAKQLIEKNKDIYSAVAECGFVDLAHLNKHFKNVFGITAFEYLVNINH, encoded by the coding sequence ATGGACAAATTCATCTATAAAAAATCAGCTGGCATAACAGCCTTGGCTGCAAGCATGACAGATTTTACGTATAAAAGGCATTCTCATATTGAGTATGCCATTGGTGTTACATTAAGAGGGATACAACATTATAACTTAGATGGTAGCTTACAGCTTTCGCATCGGAATGGTGTTATGTTGTTTAATCCAGAGCAGGCCCATGATGGTATGGCACATGATAAGGAAGGCTTGGAATATGTTATGCTATATTTGGACCCGCACTTGCTTTTGGAGGTTATGGGGAAAAGAGATAGGATCAGATTTTCAGAGCCAATTGTTTATGATAATATGCTTAAACAAAAAATTGTAAGACTATCTGAGGCAATCCTGACGGAAAAGGATGATGATTTATGCAGTGAGCTGCTCCTATCACTCACTGAAGGTCTTGTTAAGACGAATCTCTCGACTGACCTTAAGAAAGATAATGCGCTTATCAAGAAAGCTAAGGAAATGCTCTATGAAAATCTTATGACTATTCCGAAGCTGGATGCAATCAGTAGTGAACTGCAATTATCGAAATTCCAATTTATTCGCTACTTTAAAGCTCATACTGGAATTTCGCCGTATCAATACTTTCTTAACTGCAAAATAGAACGGGCAAAGCAGTTGATCGAAAAGAATAAAGACATTTATTCAGCAGTGGCAGAATGTGGGTTTGTTGATTTGGCCCATCTAAATAAACATTTTAAAAATGTGTTTGGGATAACAGCATTTGAATATTTAGTGAATATCAATCATTGA
- a CDS encoding LysE family translocator, translated as MNITSLLLYCFIVTFTPGPTNIVILSTVHNNGTKKAMEYTYGATIAFGLLLSLSAVLNTILVTFIPKILILMQIIGSIYMLYLAYQVYKTNNEKPKANEKQSGTFLSGFFLQFLNPKVLLFTLTVIPTFIMPYHLSLSKIILSVMAITVIGFLAFITWVLFGALFKNFLQQHEKTVNTLMALFLVYSTFMIWM; from the coding sequence ATGAATATTACGTCATTATTACTGTACTGCTTTATCGTAACGTTTACGCCAGGACCTACTAATATTGTTATATTATCAACAGTACATAATAACGGAACAAAAAAGGCAATGGAGTATACATATGGTGCAACAATTGCCTTTGGTTTGTTATTAAGTTTGTCTGCAGTTCTGAACACTATATTAGTAACTTTTATCCCAAAAATATTAATACTAATGCAGATTATCGGAAGTATATATATGCTCTATCTAGCTTATCAAGTCTATAAAACAAACAATGAAAAACCAAAAGCAAATGAAAAGCAATCAGGTACATTCCTGTCTGGTTTTTTCTTGCAGTTTTTAAATCCTAAAGTATTGTTATTTACATTAACAGTCATTCCAACCTTTATCATGCCATACCATCTTTCCTTGTCTAAGATTATTTTAAGTGTAATGGCAATCACCGTAATTGGATTTTTAGCATTTATCACATGGGTGCTTTTTGGAGCATTATTTAAGAACTTTTTACAGCAGCACGAAAAAACGGTGAATACACTGATGGCACTATTTTTAGTGTATTCGACTTTCATGATTTGGATGTAG
- a CDS encoding saccharopine dehydrogenase family protein has translation MEKKDIIVIGGYGHVGKLICKQLADYYPGNVYAAGRSQEKAERFAASTNGEVKAMVLDINQAVPANILATAKLVIVCLEQENVAFAASCLESGIDYIDISASYTFLQKVEELHQSVVQSNGAALLSVGLNPGVTNLLAKWVADKMDTTDSIDIFLMLGLGDTHGHAAIEWTIQQVKTDFHKWENGRRILKKSFVGKETAYFGKKLGFRKAYPFNFADQHVLPKTINVDPVSTFLCFDSRLATGSFSIMKRLGLIRFLPDKWTTNMFKRVSIGEPMFHVKIRGKGIKAGKEVVLETDLSGQEEAKITAYVTTWAAKYMYEFNNRKGVFHLEEIADWTSVYEAIKPDIVWEISSD, from the coding sequence TTGGAAAAAAAAGATATTATTGTAATCGGCGGATATGGACATGTAGGTAAACTTATTTGCAAACAATTAGCGGATTATTATCCAGGCAATGTATACGCTGCTGGCAGAAGCCAAGAAAAAGCAGAGAGGTTCGCAGCTTCAACAAATGGAGAAGTCAAGGCAATGGTACTTGATATTAATCAAGCAGTACCAGCAAATATATTAGCTACCGCAAAACTAGTAATCGTTTGCCTCGAGCAGGAAAATGTGGCCTTCGCTGCCTCTTGTCTTGAATCTGGCATTGATTACATCGATATATCTGCTTCTTATACCTTTTTGCAAAAAGTGGAGGAGCTACATCAATCAGTTGTTCAATCAAATGGCGCAGCTCTTTTGAGTGTTGGTCTTAATCCAGGTGTGACAAATTTACTCGCCAAATGGGTTGCAGACAAGATGGACACAACTGATAGTATTGATATCTTTTTAATGCTTGGTTTAGGTGATACACATGGACATGCTGCAATAGAATGGACGATCCAACAAGTAAAAACAGACTTTCACAAATGGGAAAATGGACGGCGAATACTAAAAAAGAGCTTTGTCGGCAAGGAGACAGCCTATTTTGGCAAAAAGCTTGGCTTTAGAAAGGCTTACCCCTTTAACTTTGCAGATCAGCATGTATTGCCTAAAACAATTAATGTAGATCCTGTCAGCACTTTTCTGTGCTTTGATTCACGATTAGCGACAGGGAGCTTTTCCATTATGAAAAGACTTGGACTTATTCGTTTTCTTCCAGATAAATGGACAACAAACATGTTCAAACGGGTGAGCATCGGTGAACCGATGTTCCATGTCAAAATAAGAGGCAAAGGTATAAAAGCTGGTAAAGAAGTTGTTTTAGAAACAGATCTTTCTGGGCAAGAAGAAGCCAAAATAACTGCCTATGTGACAACATGGGCGGCAAAATATATGTATGAATTCAATAACCGCAAAGGAGTATTCCATTTAGAAGAAATAGCTGATTGGACGTCTGTTTATGAGGCAATAAAACCAGATATTGTCTGGGAAATATCTAGCGACTAA
- a CDS encoding uridine kinase family protein codes for MYERDIQDYDSLRNRVESLRKKSRNQSTFLIGIDGCGGSGKSTFAQKLRDDFCDVTIVHMDDFYLPTSLITNSEPAQKSIGADFDWRRLLKEVINPLSKETAGYYQRYDWATDKLAEWHAVPIGGIVVIEGVYTLRTELVALYDVTVWLDCPREMRLTRGIERDGEDARTTWEKNWMIAEDMYVKAHQPVNRADFIIRGY; via the coding sequence ATGTATGAGCGAGATATACAAGACTATGATTCTTTAAGAAACAGGGTAGAAAGTTTGAGGAAAAAATCTAGAAATCAGTCCACATTTTTGATTGGTATTGATGGGTGTGGGGGTTCTGGTAAAAGCACATTTGCACAGAAACTAAGAGATGATTTCTGTGATGTTACCATTGTTCATATGGATGATTTTTATCTTCCTACCTCATTAATAACAAATTCAGAACCTGCGCAAAAGTCTATAGGTGCTGACTTTGATTGGAGACGGCTATTAAAGGAAGTTATAAATCCCTTAAGCAAGGAGACAGCTGGATATTATCAAAGATATGATTGGGCAACAGATAAATTAGCTGAATGGCATGCTGTTCCAATCGGTGGAATTGTTGTAATTGAGGGAGTTTATACACTGCGAACCGAATTAGTAGCTTTATATGATGTTACAGTATGGTTAGATTGTCCAAGAGAAATGCGCTTGACACGAGGGATAGAAAGAGATGGCGAAGACGCACGAACAACATGGGAAAAAAACTGGATGATTGCTGAGGATATGTATGTCAAAGCACATCAACCTGTTAACAGGGCAGACTTTATTATTCGCGGATATTAA
- a CDS encoding helix-turn-helix transcriptional regulator — MKKSERLNDMIRYINNREFFNLQDLMDEYNISKSTALRDLSSLEQLGMPIFAEHGRYGRYGILKNRLLSPIHFTVDEIYALYFAMLTLDSYQSTPFHVSIQKLNEKFENCLPPKQIEHIHQMKKVLQLEVNLHHYVSHFLDRILLSILEESSCRILHQKTGVEKSYFIQFFKISAKFGQWYATGVELETKTFRVFRCDRITYIEERETKSNFSLEDLLQRSMQIKRAENSIDFEVEIAVHAIDIFYKENYPSMSIEIGDKTVIKGFYNRGEEEFITDYLMRYGSNIKAIKPASLKQRIQDKLVKLQTHLEQMS; from the coding sequence ATGAAAAAATCAGAAAGATTAAACGACATGATACGGTACATAAACAATCGAGAATTCTTCAACTTACAGGATCTTATGGATGAATATAATATTTCCAAAAGCACAGCTCTGCGTGATTTAAGCTCTCTAGAACAATTAGGAATGCCCATTTTTGCAGAACATGGCAGATATGGTAGGTATGGAATATTAAAAAACAGATTATTATCGCCTATTCATTTTACAGTGGATGAAATATACGCATTATATTTTGCGATGCTTACACTTGATTCCTATCAATCAACACCATTTCATGTAAGTATCCAAAAGCTCAATGAGAAGTTTGAAAATTGTCTTCCACCAAAGCAAATAGAGCACATACACCAAATGAAAAAAGTTCTCCAGCTTGAAGTGAATTTGCATCATTATGTTAGTCATTTTCTTGACAGGATTTTATTAAGTATTCTCGAGGAAAGCAGTTGTAGGATTTTACATCAAAAGACTGGTGTTGAAAAAAGTTATTTTATCCAATTCTTTAAGATTTCCGCTAAGTTTGGTCAATGGTATGCCACAGGTGTTGAGCTTGAAACAAAAACATTTAGAGTATTTCGCTGTGACCGAATCACGTATATAGAAGAAAGGGAGACAAAATCGAATTTTTCTTTAGAGGATCTCCTGCAGCGTTCGATGCAAATAAAACGTGCAGAGAATAGCATTGATTTTGAGGTGGAAATTGCTGTGCATGCAATAGATATTTTTTATAAAGAAAATTATCCTTCCATGTCAATTGAAATTGGAGACAAAACAGTGATAAAAGGCTTTTATAATCGAGGAGAAGAGGAGTTTATTACTGATTATCTAATGCGATATGGCAGCAATATAAAAGCAATTAAACCAGCATCGTTAAAGCAGCGAATACAAGACAAACTTGTGAAGCTTCAGACACATCTTGAACAAATGTCTTAA
- a CDS encoding DUF2716 domain-containing protein: MENWFKLSSKEDNKAWEKLYKEFRYNPSMTSFPAFKIPCPYIKYNISSYLNWTEDMETFDEIYDDLELKSLHAFQALVHKGEYMYALDWQHPSYWINPHLEFPKSEFDEWIVPIFPNGDYYFFIQKEFEWGLLGHPWEETITIFGKELIEQFNMHQPRMLHHIVDQVEE, from the coding sequence ATGGAGAACTGGTTTAAATTATCTTCAAAGGAAGACAACAAAGCATGGGAGAAACTCTATAAGGAATTCAGGTATAACCCAAGTATGACTTCATTTCCTGCCTTTAAAATCCCTTGTCCGTATATCAAATATAATATTTCCTCCTACTTAAATTGGACAGAAGATATGGAAACTTTTGATGAGATATATGATGACTTAGAGCTTAAGTCGCTGCATGCCTTTCAGGCACTTGTACATAAGGGGGAATATATGTATGCATTAGACTGGCAGCACCCCTCTTATTGGATAAATCCCCATTTAGAATTTCCTAAATCAGAGTTCGATGAGTGGATTGTACCTATATTTCCAAATGGAGATTATTACTTTTTTATTCAGAAAGAGTTTGAGTGGGGATTGCTGGGACATCCATGGGAAGAGACTATAACTATTTTTGGAAAGGAATTAATAGAACAATTCAATATGCATCAACCAAGGATGCTGCATCATATAGTTGACCAAGTAGAGGAGTGA